In Enterobacter cloacae, the following are encoded in one genomic region:
- a CDS encoding lactate dehydrogenase has translation MKLAIYSTKQYDKKYLQHVNEAYGFELEFFDFLLTEKTAKTAHGCDGVCIFVNDDGSRPVLEELKKHGVKYIALRCAGFNNVDLDAAKELGLKVVRVPAYSPEAVAEHAIGMMMSLNRRIHRAYQRTRDANFSLEGLTGFTMYGKTAGVIGTGKIGVATLRILKGFGMRLLAFDPYPSAAALELGVEYVDLTTLLSQSDVISLHCPLTPENYHLLNQAAFDQMKDGVMIINTSRGGLIDSQAAIEALKTQKIGALGMDVYENERDLFFEDKSNDVIQDDVFRRLSACHNVLFTGHQAFLTAEALISISETTLGNLQQLEKGEACPNALV, from the coding sequence ATGAAACTCGCGATATACAGCACAAAGCAGTACGACAAAAAGTATCTGCAACATGTTAACGAGGCTTACGGATTCGAACTTGAATTTTTCGACTTTCTGCTGACTGAAAAAACAGCCAAAACGGCGCACGGTTGTGATGGTGTTTGCATCTTTGTAAACGACGACGGCAGCCGCCCGGTGCTGGAAGAGTTGAAAAAGCATGGGGTGAAGTATATCGCCCTGCGCTGCGCTGGCTTCAACAACGTGGATCTTGATGCGGCGAAAGAACTGGGTCTGAAGGTGGTGCGCGTACCGGCTTATTCGCCGGAAGCGGTCGCCGAGCACGCCATCGGGATGATGATGTCGCTGAACCGTCGTATTCACCGCGCTTATCAACGCACGCGTGATGCCAACTTCTCTCTGGAAGGATTGACCGGTTTCACCATGTACGGCAAAACCGCCGGTGTAATTGGTACTGGTAAAATTGGCGTCGCGACACTTCGCATTCTGAAAGGTTTTGGTATGCGCCTGCTGGCGTTTGATCCGTACCCAAGCGCTGCCGCGCTGGAGCTGGGCGTGGAGTATGTCGACCTGACGACGCTGCTATCCCAGTCAGACGTTATCTCCCTGCACTGCCCGCTGACGCCGGAAAACTATCACCTGCTTAACCAGGCGGCGTTTGACCAGATGAAAGACGGCGTGATGATCATCAACACCAGCCGTGGCGGGTTGATTGACTCTCAGGCCGCAATTGAAGCGCTGAAAACTCAGAAGATAGGCGCGCTGGGTATGGACGTGTATGAAAACGAACGCGATCTGTTCTTTGAGGATAAGTCTAACGACGTGATCCAGGACGATGTGTTCCGTCGCCTGTCTGCCTGCCATAACGTCCTGTTCACTGGCCACCAGGCGTTCCTGACGGCCGAAGCGCTGATCAGCATTTCGGAAACGACGCTGGGGAATTTGCAGCAGCTGGAGAAAGGCGAAGCATGCCCTAACGCGCTGGTATAA